TGCGGCCGGTCTCGTCGGCCTCGCGGATCAGGGATTCGATGGACTTGTGCATGGAACTGCGGGGAATGGGGAATGGGGAATCGGGAATGGGTAACCGCTTGCAACTACGATACCTCGCGAAGCGGAGAGGTCCCTTCCGCTCAGATTCCCCCTATTCCCCATTCCCCATTCCCCCGCCCCTACGAGATCTTCGGGATCGCCCGGGCCCACCGCAGCCACGGAAACGACCGGATCGCGCCCAGTGTCGCCTCGCCCACCGGCTCGTCCGCTTCGATGGTCATCAGCGCGTCCTTGTGGCGGCCGGTGCGGTCCACGCGCATGGTCGCGAGGTTGATGTGGTGCCCGGCGAGCACCGTCGCGACCGCGGCGATGGTGCCCGGCTCGTCGTGGGCCAGCAGCACCAGCGTGTGATAGTCGCCGCCGAGCGCGACCGGAAAGCCGTCGATCTCGGTGACTTCAACGCGGCCGCCGCCCAGCGATGCGCCGCGAAGCTGCACCGTCTCGCCATCGCGCTCCACGCGGAAGACGGCGGTGTTGGGGTGCGCGTCCTCACCCAGGTCGATGGTGTCGAAGCTCCACTCCATCCCGGCCGCGGCGCCCTCGTCGTAGGCCTGGCGCAGGCGCAGGTCGTCCGGCGCGAGCCCCGCCAGCCCGCCGACGATGGCGCGCTGCGTTCCATGCCCCTCGCCGGTGGCGGCGAAGGAGCCGTGGAGCTGGATGTCGGCCCGCTGCGGCGTGCCGCCCAGGATGGCGCGCGCCAGCAGCCCCAGCCGGCACGCGCCCGCGGTGTGCGATGACGATGGGCCGACCATGGTGGGCCCCAGGATGTCGAAGAGAGAGACCATGCGCGCTAATCTACGGTGCGCGCGGCGGACGGGCCACCATCCCGCATGCGGCGAGCGCCGCGCTGTGGGCGCGGCGCTCGTTGCGGCTCTACTCCGCCCCGTCCGGGAGGCGGATGGCAGAGAGCTTCCAGTCGGCCAGCCCCTCGCGGTGTATCACCAGCGCCATCCGCTCCTTGCCGTCGTCCTTGTCGCGGAAGTGGAGGACAAAGGTGTCCACGCCCTCGTAGCCGCGCGTCACCTCCACGTCGCGCGCCGCCTTTTCGGCGCGGTCGCGGCCGTCCTTGCCGACCGACGGCCGCTCGCCGCGCACGGCCGCCGCGATGCCGCCCGGCGTCACGAACGAGTCCACCAGCGGGTCCACCATCATCCCCGCGAGGGCCGCTCCGAAGCGCGCGAACGGGTTGTCGTCCGCCTCCTTGTCGATCCGCTCGGCCATGGCCTGGCGAACCTCTTCCTTGACGCTCGCGCGCACGGAGGGGAAGTCCACCAGCTTCGCCAGCGCCTCGCGGTCGCCGGTCTCGGCCGCCTGCTGCAGCCGCCTGACCGCCAGGTGCGGCGTGAAGTAAAGCCATACCGCCGCGGCGCACAGCGCCAGCAAGGCAAAGGGACGGAAGTAGCTGCTCTTGCGCATGAGGGAGGTGTTTCTGGAGGGAAGAACGGCTGCAAGCCTCTGAGGTTGCTGCACTTGGGGCCGGAAAGATAGCACCGCGGCGGGCGCCGCGGTACCCGGTCAGCGCCGGAATCTCATCGTGATCGGAAGCTCCACGTCCACATCCACCGGGACGCCCTCGATCGTCGCGGGCCGGAACCGCATCCCCCTCACGATCCCGAGGAACTCCGGGTCGACGTCGTCGTCTGGCCTGCCGCGCACGGCGATCTCGCCGGTGGCTCCGTCTGCTCCGATGCTGAAGCTGACGTTGCGGGTGGTTTCGTGCCCCGCCAGCTGCGGGTGCGCGGCGAGGAGGCGCTGCGCCGCCGCGTCCATCGCCTGCTGCAGCGCTCCGATGTCGGTGAGCGACGGCATCACCATGAGCGCATCCACCACGGCGATCCGAGGATTCCTCCCGCTCCTCAACCAGAAGGTCTCGCGATGCGCCCGCCGGCTCGGGAGGCGTGGGACAAGGTGGGTCCGAAGCAGAGACACCATCGCGCTGTCGTAGCCACCCGGAAGCGAACGCCGCACGAGCGCTCTCACAACTTTCAGCGTCCCCGTCGAATCGTAGCGCACCCAAAACAGCATCCGCCGCGGAGTCCCCCGCGGCGCCTGGGGAGCGTCGAGGAGCGCGCGGTGCAGCCTCGTGGAATCCACGAACGACGAGAGCGGAAGCGGCCCTGCCTGCGCGGAAGCCGGCGACGCGGCGCAGGCGGCCAACGCCGCGAAAAGCGCGAGGAACGAGAAGGACCGGATCATCATCTCAGCGAAATTCCAGGTGGATTGGAACCTCCACGAGCACCGGTACAGGGCACCTGTTGATCATCGCGGGCCTGAACCGCATGGCATCCACGATGTCGTGGATTCCGTCGTCGATCTCGGGGATGCCGAGCTGGGTCAGGATGCGGCTCTGCGCCGGCACCCCCTTTTCGTCGACCTGGAACTTCACCGTCACC
Above is a window of Longimicrobium sp. DNA encoding:
- the sdaAB gene encoding L-serine ammonia-lyase, iron-sulfur-dependent subunit beta yields the protein MVSLFDILGPTMVGPSSSHTAGACRLGLLARAILGGTPQRADIQLHGSFAATGEGHGTQRAIVGGLAGLAPDDLRLRQAYDEGAAAGMEWSFDTIDLGEDAHPNTAVFRVERDGETVQLRGASLGGGRVEVTEIDGFPVALGGDYHTLVLLAHDEPGTIAAVATVLAGHHINLATMRVDRTGRHKDALMTIEADEPVGEATLGAIRSFPWLRWARAIPKIS
- a CDS encoding DUF2939 domain-containing protein — encoded protein: MRKSSYFRPFALLALCAAAVWLYFTPHLAVRRLQQAAETGDREALAKLVDFPSVRASVKEEVRQAMAERIDKEADDNPFARFGAALAGMMVDPLVDSFVTPGGIAAAVRGERPSVGKDGRDRAEKAARDVEVTRGYEGVDTFVLHFRDKDDGKERMALVIHREGLADWKLSAIRLPDGAE